The genomic window CTGTGGTCGTGCGGCAAGGATAAGGCAACTGATCCGGGCGGACAGGACCCGACTCCGCCGACTGTTGTCTCAACCACACCAGCAAACGGGTCCACGGACATCCCGGCGGATATTGTCCTGCAGGCCACATTCTCTCACGACATGGATGCAGGTACCCTGACCAACGCCACGTTCACCGTAAGCAATGGCGTAACCGGTTCCGTTTCATACAGCAACAAGGTAGCTACATTCACTCCGAGCGCATCCCTGACCGCTAATACGTCGTATACGGCAACTATATCGACCGGGGCAAAAGATGGGGCAGGCACCCCCTTAGTGCAGGCGTTCTCTTGGTCGTTCACGACTGCGAACCCGCCTACGGTCACGGATATTGACGGCAACGTCTACCAGACCGTCACCATCGGTTCGCAGGTCTGGATGAAGGAAAATCTGAAAGTGACTCACTATCGCAACAGCGATCCGATACTTCACGTTACGGATAACGCGGCATGGCTCGGTTCCGCTTCCGGGGCTTACTGCGATTACGACAACAATTCAGATAACGTCTCGACGTATGGTCGCCACTACAACGGCTTTGTGCTCAACGACAGCCGGGGCATAGCGCCCGACGGATGGCACATCCCAAGCGACGACGAATGGTTGACGCTTGAACGGCAACTCGGGATGACGAATCCTCAGTCTATCCTGAACGGCTGGCGCGGAACGACCGAAGGAGGGATGCTGAAGGCTCAGGGATATTGGGCGAATCCAAATGAGGGCGCGACAAACGCAAGCGGATTCACCGCTTTGCCCGCCGGTTTTCGCTATCCGAATGGTTCCTTTCAGAGTCAATTGCTCTATGGCGGTTTCTGGACATCCACGCTGTCGGGAACCGAATTTGCCTACGCCCGCGCTCTGAGTTACGACACTGCCGCGGTGTATCGCGCAGGGTACGACAGGAGACAGGGTATGTCCATTCGCTGTGTCAAAGACTAGACTACC from Candidatus Kerfeldbacteria bacterium includes these protein-coding regions:
- a CDS encoding Ig-like domain-containing protein: MKKVVLASVLSLLLWSCGKDKATDPGGQDPTPPTVVSTTPANGSTDIPADIVLQATFSHDMDAGTLTNATFTVSNGVTGSVSYSNKVATFTPSASLTANTSYTATISTGAKDGAGTPLVQAFSWSFTTANPPTVTDIDGNVYQTVTIGSQVWMKENLKVTHYRNSDPILHVTDNAAWLGSASGAYCDYDNNSDNVSTYGRHYNGFVLNDSRGIAPDGWHIPSDDEWLTLERQLGMTNPQSILNGWRGTTEGGMLKAQGYWANPNEGATNASGFTALPAGFRYPNGSFQSQLLYGGFWTSTLSGTEFAYARALSYDTAAVYRAGYDRRQGMSIRCVKD